aaatcaatcccAGGCTAAAAAAGCTAGTCACATATATGAACAGCTAAAGCGTGTCAGACAATTCGATGTACAAGAATAAGCTTGTCAGGAGGCCCATAAGGAAAACACTAGGGGAGAAAAGGCAAGGGGAAGAAGTTGCACCTCTTCTGGTTTCAGCGCGAACTTTTTGCCTCCAATGGTGAACTCAATCTCAGGCATGGATGCAAGGCTGCCACAGTCCACGGATGATTCTCCCATGGGACTTGGGAGACGGTCGCATAGCTGCAAAAATGGTACAGTTACGTTAAGTATAAGTATCACCGCACTGGTAGAGCGACTTGTGCAGAAGTCACTAAGCTAACCTGATTAATGTAATTCAATATGACATCCTGGGTCTTGTTCTGTGAAAGTTGGTTCTGCATCCATACAACAGCCATCTCACAGGCATTGCACATGGGATCGCTGTGGAGACCGTTCGATTTCTCAGCTTCATCGTCAACTACGCTCCGAATTCCAGCACTGTGTTTACATAACAGGTGGAGAAGAGGAAAATGAGTTCACAATAGGAAAATGAGTTCACGATAGTAGAGATTTAGGGGGGAAAATGAGTCACAGCAGTagcagaaggaaaaaaaatgagacaTAATAGGTACTAGCTACACTTTGGTCAGCCATAACTAGACCGTAACAACTAACAAACATGGTCACTGTGATATAATAATAGTACTAGCAAAACTTGACTTCACAGGAGTAGATACCAGTTGAATAGCAAATGTTCTATTTTAAAAATTCAGAAATGGTAAAGTATTTAATGATCTCACCTGACACCGCGAGTCCCATCAAATGTGCACAGACCAACCTGAGAGCAGATCTTTTTTGGCTGTGTCTGCAATATGACCCCAGAGGAAGTTTAGTCACACTCATAGGTAACATAATTAATCAAACTACCTACCAAAATAGCAAACATGTGATACGGAAATATACAAACCTCTGCTAGCAACAGGTCTAGGATCTGCTGTCCATATTGAGAAACCACTGTTTTGCACTCTTGGCTGACCACACCAGCAGCACCGATCTTCTCATTAATTTCAGTGATTATGGCCTACATGGAGATAGTAACTTGTCAAAACTCCTCAGTTGAACTCAGGTATGGAGCAAAGAAGTGAACATCAGTAATAACAGCGTGGTTCAGATCAACTCCTACACAACATTCAAAATGAGTCATACAGATTGTGTAAGCATTCTTTTTAAAATTAGCTTGATTAGCTTGGAAGGTTATTGTTTCTCGGAAACTCCTGAAATTATCATAGCTACAATTAGGATTAGGACACTTCACATGTATCTCAGATACATGATTTAAAGTAAGGCTAAACGCTGAGACtagcaagtactccctccgttccataaagattggcgcgGCTTTGAACTAACTCTAGTGcaaaaccgtgccaatctttatggaacggagggagtacatgtcaGGTGCTATACCATCATATTTCTTAAGCACCTCAATAGGTGTCCAGTCTGTGAATTTAGAAGCTCATAATGTTTTAGAACATCAGTATGTGTATAAGTGTATTGTATCATCACTAGGATATTTGTCCAGAGTACATCGAACTGAGCAAAGTTGCAATATTTAGTAGACATCGACATACAATAGCTATTTTAATTGCAGAAGTGGACACAGATTGACACTGTGAAGATAAGCATAAACATAGATCTGCTAACTTACTGTGGGGCCAGCAAGCAATGAAGTTCCAGAATCCGCAATCGCGGCACAACCACCAGCGCAAAAACCTGATAAATGACACAGGTGTGGAGATATGTAAGAAATTCTGATTGAGACACAAAAGGCTTGAACATCAATACAAACACTGCAGTACCTGTGGACTTCCCTCCAACCAGGACATCACCCATGTCAAACTGCAAAAAGTATGTGTATTATTGTATCAAATATCCAATGACTGGATATATTACTTAATTTATGCAAGAAACAAGACAAACCTGCCAATATCCCTTCTGAGTGACTGGGACGTATGTATGTTCGCCTATGTAGTGTTTAGGATCCATTCCTCCAAACACAATTTCACCACCTTCTCCTTCACCGGCATGTCGGTTGAACCAGAAAGAGAAAACAGGGTCGCTGATGAGACCTTGCTCTATCATTTTATACCTGCAACATTGACAAATCATTGGGAGCATGAATCTACTATAATACACAGGACATGCAAAGCTTCAGTGTGATGGCATATATGACACTGGTTTCCACAGTGAAACAGAAGAAATACAACATTAACCAAACTGTAGCACAGTTCCACAAGCATCATCGCCATAAGTACAGAATTTGTATCTTAGTTACAAGCCTAAATAGCATGATGATCCAGTATAATATCCAATTAAATATCATGAGAAACAAGAAATAGGGACACACGAGAGTAAGTAGAGCCAAGTTTCACGGTAATTGTGTCAAGTGGACAAAGGGAGATAGCTATTTTCTTCATCAGGTCAATACTTAGGAAGTTAGGATGCGGACAAGGCAACAACCTATATATATGTTACATTATGCACATATGCACTATGGAGCGCCAATGTCCTTCAGCTAGTGAAAGAACTGTAATAGCACTGAATGGCAATATGTGCAATACAACATCATTTCTGTATGGTAATTCAACTATGCAAAATAAATTAACAAATTCCAGATTGTCTTACCACACAGGTACTGCTTTCCCAACAGATATTTCCTGAAACCCAAGCCCAAGGATGCCATCGAACTTTGCAACCATGAAAGTAACACCTGGCTCCTTTGTAGCTTCAATAAACTCCTAATACAATGAACCAAAAATATATTAACAAAAAGATATCCAATAAGATGCATGCCATCAGGACTAGATCAAGAGATCAACTTAGAAATATCGAGACACAAACCTGATCTTTGACAACTAGATCACCTACTGTAACACTGTCCTCGCTGAAATACCCAGCAATTGAACCTGTGCCATACTGAATGGCAGCAGGTTTTCCTGGTGAGACAAGATAGAACAACATTGTCAAATGGCGAATGGGCTACCTTAAGGACGCTTAAAGAGATGAATTAatcaaagcaaacaaaaataaaaacaataagAATATGCCAGAAGATTTTATCAATATATCACtctataaaaaaatgtttactCCATGACACAAAAATGTAAGGACTAAACATGATGATTTGTGCTTAATAATTGATTAAAGTTGCAAGTGCTGAAGAATAAACAGACCAATTTACAGGCATGTGTTAAATTTAAGGCTTAGTGTAGTTACTCCGGTACATACATGTATTTAATATGCTCAATAAAGAAAGATATTGCTGCGACACTCCAGCACTATGTCAGACTACACCGATTGGCACTACATCCACATCAGTTATTTTTTAACATCCTTGAAAAAGGATGTTGCACCTAACGTCAAGCAAACAATCTTGCTGGACGTTGCTAACCATGAAAGGTCTACACATCTAATATGGGTTTTGGGTTTCTCGGAAACTATTTTTCATGACTTGGACCCAGCGCATACAGATTTAATTCCAGAATTCAATATGATTGGTACCGCAAACCATATATTCATCCATAAATACTGAACATCTCTTCAGAACAAAGGCCAATTTTGGGTTAACAAACAGGCATATGTCAATATGACACATACTATAAGCTAAGCCACTACCTGGAACTAAGTAGATAAGAAATACCATGAAGATTTTAATTCtaatttaaataaaaaataatcattCTCACATCAGTAGGACGGTTAGCTGGTGAAGGGGAAATGCATGTGAATTGTGAAGTACACAATTAAGAGAAGGATGTATTCCATACTATATTCACTGGCTTTAACAGTAAGCAAATTGATAGGCAGGCAACCTGTCTGCTACAGCACAGCACAAAAACTAGCCTGCTGGTGAGAAGTTTTAAGACGCTAACCATTCTTCTTGTAAGTGCTTGACTGCCCTGCCTTGTAGCGTGAGTGGAAGTAGCAAGCAATCTGCACTCATCAATCAACACCAAAACAAAGTCAAAACAGTATCACAAACAACCAAATCCTAGAGAAAGAAACGAAGGCGAAGACCGAAAGCCGCACCGAGAAGTAGCACTTGGCGGACGGCACCCAGAGGTTAGAGCTGCCGGTGTCGAAGATGACGGTGAACTTCTGCGGCGGCGTGCCAACGCCGATCTCCCCAAAGTACTGGGCGTTCATGTAGTTCTGCAGGGCCACGATGTCGCCCTCGTCCTCAGAGCCCAGGGAGTTGGCGCCGCCGAGGTGCTGcccctcctcgccggagaGGCGCGTAGCGACGCGGTTGTTTTGGTCGATCGGCCGCTTCTTCAGCGCGATCCGCACCAAGCCTTCCGCCTCCGAGGCGGGGAGGAGGGCCTGGAGCAGCACGGCCGCGAAGAGCACCAGGACGACTCTGCGGGTCCCCATGGTTGCGATCTGCAGCAAATCGGAAGGATTAATTCGAAGTTCTGGAGGAAATTTGAAGGGAAACGAGATTGGGTAAATCCTAATCCTAATGGGGAAAAGTAACATGGTAATTCGCTATAGTTAACTGACACTACTGCGACTGGATCGAGTACTGCACACACGAACACGAATAATGCAGGAATCAGTCGCCGCTTCAGGAGGAATTTTAGGCTCTAGCGGAAACGAAATCGAGGGTTTCAGGACGACACCGAGACTGGAAGGGGAACAAACCCGAAAAAATTCCTCGAAACTTGGAAGCGAAACAACGCCACGGAACACGATTAAAAAAGGCCTAGAATCAACCCCCTAAACCACGAACAGgagaacaacaaaaaaagaaaagctcaATCTGACCCGCAGCAACACCCAGCACGATCCGACCAAAGCCTCTCCAGGAGGAAAACCAAAACCAGATCGCTTCCACAAAATACACCAGCAAGCAGATCCTGCCCAAAACCCACACGAGAATCACCCGCTCCCACCGCTAATTCGAGGGAACCAGCCCACGAGCCACCGCGCAGAGGAGAGAACTCACCAGAAACCCGAAAGCAGAAGCAGGAAGGAGACGAGAGCGCAGAGACCGGAGCCAAAGCCGACTGACGCTGCAGCAGGGAGCACAGCACGACGCGCACCACCGGCGTGCCTCTTTTATAAAGCGGTCCAGGGACAGAGCGCTGCACGCCGAAGCTCCCCCTTCCTGGCCGTCGGATGCCTGGACGGTGCCAGGTGGGCCGTCTGATGAGGATAGCCCCGAAGAAGTGCCGCGAAGTGGTGCGTGCGTCAGGGGAAGGGGGGTTACGTGGTGACGTGGCATCTGGTGAGGACTTGCGGGTGGTATCTGAAGTTTTCCTGATGGATAGAGACGGGATACTGGAGAAACGGAACCTTGGGGTTGCTTTGCGTGGAAGTAATTGGGGTTTCATATAATGTTTCTGCCAGGACATTGTATATTAATCGTATCAGAATAATGGTACTGTTACTAAATTGAGATTAGGTGTACTGTTGGAAGAAAGGTGCATTGTTGTGTGTATATCTAAAGGGTTTGCTTGTCTCGATGGTTGATCTGTGCAGGAAGATGGGGTGTTTATCTTTGAAGTGGCAATATTTGGTCCGTGAGCGGAAATTCTCAGTCAGTCTCTTGCTAAATGATATtctcgaaaaagaaaaagtctCTTGTTAAATGGAAGGGTGTTCTCTTATGTGTAGTGTTGTCTACAATTAATCCCTTCCCTATCTCGTGGTGGCGAGGGAATTCTCAGCATGTgctgattattatttttgcaatTCTATAAAGCATCGGCATCTTTGCGTTGCCTAGCGAATTTCAGATGTAATATCATGTGACGATGCAGAAATAAAGTGCTAGGATATATAGTCTCACTATGTTGGAGTACTGCATGCTTTGATTGTCTTTGCATTTGAGGCACGAGTTGTGCCCCCGCGAGATTGTACGTGCATCGCGGGAGGAAAATAGGTTTATGTAGTGATGTGGCATTTTTCGATGACTTGTGGGGTAATATGTggaatttcctttttctttttaaccGGGATCTCTCCCCTTTCCATTACTCACATAACGAAAATACAAAGCTTGTCCACCCACATCCACACCAAGGAGTTTAAAAACGAAATTGGGGAGAGAATAAAACTATTGGGACAGAAAACCCGCTGACCAGTCTCGCAATCGGGAAACAGACTACGGGACGAAAACATGTCCCCCCTAAATTTAGCCCTACCAAGTT
The Brachypodium distachyon strain Bd21 chromosome 2, Brachypodium_distachyon_v3.0, whole genome shotgun sequence genome window above contains:
- the LOC100839392 gene encoding phytepsin, which codes for MGTRRVVLVLFAAVLLQALLPASEAEGLVRIALKKRPIDQNNRVATRLSGEEGQHLGGANSLGSEDEGDIVALQNYMNAQYFGEIGVGTPPQKFTVIFDTGSSNLWVPSAKCYFSIACYFHSRYKAGQSSTYKKNGKPAAIQYGTGSIAGYFSEDSVTVGDLVVKDQEFIEATKEPGVTFMVAKFDGILGLGFQEISVGKAVPVWYKMIEQGLISDPVFSFWFNRHAGEGEGGEIVFGGMDPKHYIGEHTYVPVTQKGYWQFDMGDVLVGGKSTGFCAGGCAAIADSGTSLLAGPTAIITEINEKIGAAGVVSQECKTVVSQYGQQILDLLLAETQPKKICSQVGLCTFDGTRGVSAGIRSVVDDEAEKSNGLHSDPMCNACEMAVVWMQNQLSQNKTQDVILNYINQLCDRLPSPMGESSVDCGSLASMPEIEFTIGGKKFALKPEEYILKVGEGPAAQCISGFTAMDIPPPRGPLWILGDVFMGPYHTVFDYGKLRVGFAKAA